A window of the Gossypium hirsutum isolate 1008001.06 chromosome A05, Gossypium_hirsutum_v2.1, whole genome shotgun sequence genome harbors these coding sequences:
- the LOC107957833 gene encoding neuroguidin translates to MEEISNRNENERLRKESNQLAMVLKEIKSGLDVVTTKVQALTAKVKANNFPTADGISYLEAKHLLLLNYCQSLVYYLLRKAKGYSIEGHPVVRSLVEIRLFLEKIRPIDKKLQYQIQKLTRVSGSATQQQGASNKASDGHEKTQDPLTYRPNPDMLISKADMIPDDGTGVYRPPKFAPAVVEEDQKMSREERNALRREKETLRKASRSGYIREMMDDLEGKPEEVREIIGTESRELTRYMEKMERRAQQEEELFTRAPVTKKDKKIEKHLKKSRNGLLGLTDSFYDEIKTLPMGGDTNGQPTVFGNGSSGMGKIKKRKRKH, encoded by the exons ATGGAAGAGATTAGCAACAGAAATGAGAATGAAAGGTTAAGAAA GGAATCTAACCAATTAGCTATGGTGTTGAAAGAAATTAAATCAGGCTTAGATGTAGTGACTACCAAAGTACAGGCTTTAACTGCTAAG GTGAAAGCAAATAATTTCCCAACTGCGGATGGGATAAGTTATTTGGAAGCCAAGCATTTGTTGCTTCTAAACTATTGTCAATCACTTGTGTATTATTTACTTCGCAAGGCAAAAGGGTATTCAATTGAGGGACATCCTGTTGTTAGGAGTCTTGTTGAGATTAGATTATTTCTTGAAAAG aTTAGGCCAATTGACAAAAAACTCCAGTACCAAATTCAAAAGCTTACAAGGGTTAGTGGGAGCGCAACGCAGCAACAAGGAGCTTCAAATAAAGCATCAGATGGACATGAGAAGACACAGGATCCATTGACTTATCGTCCGAATCCAGATATGCTTATTAGCAAAGCAGATATGATCCCAGAT GATGGTACTGGTGTCTATAGACCACCCAAATTCGCTCCTGCGGTTGTGGAAGAGGACCAAAAGATGTCGAGAGAGGAGAGGAATGCTTTAAGGAGGGAAAAAGAAACTTTGCGAAAAGCTTCAAGGAGTGGTTATATTAGGGAAATGATGGATGATTTAGAAGGAAAACCTGAAGAG gttagagaaattattggaACTGAAAGTAGAGAACTCACTAGATATATGGAAAAGATGGAAAGGCGCGCGCAGCAAGAGGAAGAACTTTTCACTCGTGCTCCCGTCACAAAGAAGGACAAAAAGATCGAGAAACACTTGAAGAAGTCAAGAAATGG GTTGCTTGGTCTGACAGACAGTTTCTATGATGAAATTAAAACATTACCGATGGGGGGTGATACCAATGGGCAACCAACAGTCTTTGGTAATGGTAGCAGTGGAATGGGGAAGATCAAAAAGCGCAAG agGAAACATTAA